Sequence from the Fodinibius salicampi genome:
TATTCGCGCAATTATGGTACAGTCATTATGCAAGGGGAAGAGCCACCCTATACGCCATTGGAAGAATTGCGGATAGATCAATATTCAGTTCTGTTGAGTGGGTCATATAAGTTAATTCCAGAGCATAGAATTAGTGCTATTGCTGCTGTTGCTGCAGACATTGGAGAACTCTACTCAGAAAATAGGTGGGGAATGCAGGTGGGACTAAAGTTGGATTTTGGAAACTGATCGTCATTTGACGATTCCGATTTGACTGATACGTCTCAGATCAAAATTGTATTGACCGATAAGGAAAATCAGCAATATTTTTTTCGATGTATTTTTGGTCCTTATCAGGCAATAGATCAAATTTCTTAGAGCTGGACAGTTGGGCTGAAGTATTCTTCTTTTTCCATTTTTCTTCCTCTTTAATAAGTGTAGAGGCGGTTTCATGGTATGACTGAATCATCACCGGATAATAGGGAAGTCCTGTCTTTTTACAGAAAGCCTTAAGTACTACTTCAGGCTCGCTTACCAATTGTTCATAGGATATAAATAGATGCTTTTGCGAACCTAAATATTGCTTCGAATATTTTGTGCTTCTATTCCACCAGTAGACACACTTTTCGATAGATCGCTCCCCGCCCCATTGCTCAGGATGCTTTTGGGTGGCAAAGTACATGCTTGAAACAACCTCTTTCCCTTTCCTGATGATATGGATAAACCTGCTATCTGGATCAGCTTTTGATATTAGAGAAATGTAGCGCAAGTGACGGGGGGTTTTTTCCAACCAAAAAGCCGAATTTTCTTCCGCAAGGTGATTCGCTAAGCGGTCAATATTTTCCAAAATAACATTAACCCATGCAGCGGATCTGAAAATTACGGATTTTGGTTGGAATACTTGTTCTCTGTTAAGTCCCAGATCTATCATGCTTCTAAGCAAAACAGAGCGGGAGGTCGATCCATAGATTTTTAAAAATCGTAAGACTGGATTTACCGGAATAGTGTGCGACAATAGGTGTGTTTCCGGAAAAGAAATGACCTTTGGATGAGAACTTAGCATACTTTGTAATAAAGTAGTTCCAGAACGGGGGCATCCAACCAGAAATAACCTTTGCATTATT
This genomic interval carries:
- a CDS encoding sulfotransferase family protein, with the translated sequence MQRLFLVGCPRSGTTLLQSMLSSHPKVISFPETHLLSHTIPVNPVLRFLKIYGSTSRSVLLRSMIDLGLNREQVFQPKSVIFRSAAWVNVILENIDRLANHLAEENSAFWLEKTPRHLRYISLISKADPDSRFIHIIRKGKEVVSSMYFATQKHPEQWGGERSIEKCVYWWNRSTKYSKQYLGSQKHLFISYEQLVSEPEVVLKAFCKKTGLPYYPVMIQSYHETASTLIKEEEKWKKKNTSAQLSSSKKFDLLPDKDQKYIEKNIADFPYRSIQF